The sequence below is a genomic window from Longimicrobium sp..
CGCCGGGGAGCAGCCCCACGATCTGGTTGGCGGGCACGCGGCTGTCCGAGCAGCCGATCCACAGGTACTCCGGCGCCTGCTGGTGGGCCAGCGTGGCGAAGAAGTCCGGGTCGCGCTCCAGCGTGGACTGCGCCCACTCCCGGTTGTTTCCGATCAGGTGGTCGATTCCGCTCATCCGTCGCCCATCCTCCGTTCAGTGAGTGCGGCCGCGAGACGCGGCAGCACAGCGCCGGCGGCGCCCTGAAGGTACGCCGCGGCCAGGTGATTCAGCTCGCTTGGCTCCGGGTTCACCTCGATCACCCGCGCCCCGGCCCGCGCGGCCACGGCGGGGAGCTCCGCCGCCGGCCACACCGTTCCCGACGTCCCCACCAGCAGCAGCACGTCGCACTCCTCCGCCAGCCGCCACGCCCGCTCCACCGCCGCCTCGGGCAGCATCTCCCCGAACCACACCACGTCGGGGCGCAGCGGCGATCCGCAGACGGGGCAGGGCGGGGGATCGCTCTCCTCCGCGCCGTCGTCCGGCACCGGTCCGGGCCAGGGGTGATGGCGATCGAGGCACTTCGCCCGGCGGATGCTGCCGTGCAGCTCCACCACGTCGCGCGAGCCGGCCAGCGCGTGCAGCCCGTCGATGTTCTGCGTGACGATGGTGAGCGACGGCAGCCGCGCCTCCATCTCCACCAGCGCGTGGTACCCCGCGTGCGGCACCGCCTCGGCGATCCTGCGCCGCCGCGCGGCGTACCAGCTCCACACGCGGCGCGGGTTCTTCCGGAAGCCGCGCTCGGTGGCCAGCTCCTGCGGGTCGTACTGCGCCCACAGCCCCTCCAGCGCGTCGCGGAAGGTGGGGATGCCGCTCTCCCGCGACATCCCCGCGCCGGTGGAGACGAGCACGCGCCGGGCGCTCGCCAGCCACTCCGCCGCGCGGGTGATCGATTCGTCGCTCGGCATCGGTCGTACAGTCGTACGGTCGAGAAAGATGCCACTGAAGTGGCGGCTACAACGGCACGCAGT
It includes:
- a CDS encoding NAD-dependent deacylase — encoded protein: MPSDESITRAAEWLASARRVLVSTGAGMSRESGIPTFRDALEGLWAQYDPQELATERGFRKNPRRVWSWYAARRRRIAEAVPHAGYHALVEMEARLPSLTIVTQNIDGLHALAGSRDVVELHGSIRRAKCLDRHHPWPGPVPDDGAEESDPPPCPVCGSPLRPDVVWFGEMLPEAAVERAWRLAEECDVLLLVGTSGTVWPAAELPAVAARAGARVIEVNPEPSELNHLAAAYLQGAAGAVLPRLAAALTERRMGDG